The following proteins are encoded in a genomic region of Streptomyces lunaelactis:
- a CDS encoding protein-tyrosine phosphatase family protein, whose translation MSETWNPADTGVLRLPSGRLVRGRALRRPLPAGATPSFAVYLLGKRPPEVSWEARWLRWPDFRLPSSHAQARAVLGEAWARAGDERVEIACGGGRGRSGTALACLAVLDGVPAGQAVDFVRRHYDRHAVETPWQRRYVRRFVP comes from the coding sequence GTGAGCGAGACCTGGAATCCGGCCGACACGGGCGTCCTGCGGCTTCCCTCCGGACGCCTCGTCCGAGGCCGTGCGCTGCGCCGGCCGCTGCCGGCCGGAGCGACGCCGTCCTTCGCCGTATATCTGCTGGGCAAGCGGCCCCCCGAGGTCTCGTGGGAGGCACGATGGCTGCGCTGGCCGGACTTCCGGCTCCCCAGCAGCCACGCACAGGCCCGGGCCGTTCTCGGCGAGGCGTGGGCGCGTGCCGGGGACGAACGCGTCGAGATCGCCTGCGGCGGCGGCCGTGGCAGGAGCGGCACAGCCCTGGCCTGCCTGGCCGTGCTCGACGGAGTACCGGCCGGCCAGGCGGTTGACTTCGTGCGTCGGCACTACGACCGCCACGCCGTCGAGACCCCCTGGCAACGGCGCTACGTGCGCCGTTTCGTCCCCTGA
- a CDS encoding DUF4032 domain-containing protein encodes MALQISATNPEHPALLLELPWHLPLEEWPEKYLVALPRGISRHVVRYARAGADVVAVKELAERPAVREYELLRTLDRLGIPAVDPLAVVTGRTDSDGGPLEPVLITRHLNGSLPYRSMFETTLRPTTMHRLMDALAVLLVRLHLAGFAWGDCSLSNTLFRRDAGAYAAYLVDAETGELHPQLTTGQRAYDIELARVNISGELLDLEAAGALHPSVDPIAFGTEICRRYQDLWEELTRTSVYPAGKYHYIDRRIRRLNDLGFDVAEMQIQHSSSGDTVTFVPKVVDAGHHQRQLLRLTGLDTEENQARRLLNDLESWMATQDDYAPGDPLGARTEVLAHRWVREVFRPTVRAVPQHLRGSMDPAELYHELLEHRWYLSERAQHDIGLDAAVKDFTARILPRPDPEAAPVQS; translated from the coding sequence ATGGCTTTGCAGATCAGCGCCACCAACCCCGAACACCCCGCGCTCCTTCTCGAACTTCCGTGGCACCTGCCGCTCGAGGAATGGCCGGAGAAGTACCTCGTGGCGCTGCCGCGCGGCATCTCCCGGCACGTGGTGCGCTATGCCCGGGCCGGGGCCGACGTGGTCGCCGTCAAGGAGCTCGCCGAGCGGCCGGCGGTACGCGAGTACGAGCTGCTGCGCACCCTCGACCGGCTCGGCATCCCGGCGGTGGATCCCCTCGCGGTCGTTACCGGGCGCACCGACAGCGACGGCGGGCCGCTGGAGCCGGTGCTGATCACCCGGCATCTCAACGGTTCCCTGCCCTATCGGTCGATGTTCGAGACCACGCTGCGGCCCACCACGATGCACCGCCTCATGGACGCGCTCGCCGTACTGTTGGTCCGGCTGCATCTGGCCGGCTTCGCCTGGGGCGACTGCTCGCTGTCCAACACGCTCTTCCGCCGCGACGCCGGCGCCTACGCCGCTTACCTGGTCGATGCCGAGACCGGGGAGCTGCACCCCCAACTCACCACCGGGCAGCGCGCGTACGACATCGAGCTCGCCCGGGTGAACATCAGCGGCGAGCTGCTGGACCTGGAGGCGGCCGGCGCACTCCATCCGTCGGTGGATCCGATCGCCTTCGGCACCGAGATCTGCCGGCGCTACCAGGACCTGTGGGAGGAGCTGACCCGCACGTCCGTCTACCCGGCGGGCAAGTACCACTACATCGACCGCCGTATCCGCCGGCTCAACGACCTCGGTTTCGACGTCGCCGAGATGCAGATCCAGCACTCCTCGAGCGGCGACACCGTCACCTTCGTACCGAAGGTCGTCGATGCGGGCCATCATCAGCGCCAACTCCTGCGTCTGACCGGCCTCGACACCGAGGAGAACCAGGCCCGGCGCCTTCTCAACGACCTCGAGAGCTGGATGGCCACACAGGACGACTACGCACCGGGCGACCCGCTCGGCGCGCGCACGGAGGTGCTGGCCCACCGCTGGGTCCGGGAGGTCTTCCGGCCCACCGTACGAGCCGTGCCTCAGCACCTGCGGGGCTCGATGGATCCGGCCGAGCTCTATCACGAGCTGCTCGAGCACCGGTGGTATCTGTCCGAACGCGCACAGCACGACATCGGTCTGGATGCGGCCGTCAAGGATTTCACCGCCCGCATCCTCCCTCGCCCTGACCCGGAAGCGGCGCCCGTCCAGAGCTGA
- a CDS encoding serine/threonine-protein kinase: MNTWSVPGYTESRELGSGGSGRVVLAVHDATGVPVAVKYLSERLRTDSGFVQEFRAEARLLGGLDSPYVVGLYEYVEAPLGAAIVMELVDGIALRTLLRREGATGPEAALVVLKGSLLGLAAAHRAGVVHRDYKPENVLVAADGSSKLVDFGIAAGRGTTPGVAGTPAYMAPEQWNGEPASPAADVYAATATFYECLTGRKPFSGENFAELALQHISAPVPEEAAPEPVRPLIRRGMAKAPLERPENAAAFVAELEEIAGAAYGPDWEERGQRKLAALAALLPLLFPSAAGQASGTTELATTALGGGGSGGGWAGSWSPGLRGVLATLAALVLAVVVAVAAGASGGSPQRTTAQALATTSAEPGAVDDPDGAASAGPSTSGSPSPTGSVPAGNSPSPSDTSVPSGSATAAPPVSSEPPPTSPPASPPTTEPSPPTTAPVRVRSVSVSSLQQINATVATASIDVATDGTGPVTVVIAWFTSNAKGEPGAPDGSQTFERSGATQYTITLDHTFQGKGCYWGVRATTNPTAPNPSSQQIQARRCPIG, encoded by the coding sequence ATGAACACGTGGTCGGTGCCGGGGTACACGGAATCCCGGGAGTTGGGCTCCGGCGGCAGCGGGCGTGTCGTCCTGGCCGTCCACGACGCGACCGGCGTGCCGGTGGCCGTCAAATACCTCAGCGAGCGGCTGCGCACGGATTCCGGCTTCGTACAGGAGTTCCGCGCGGAGGCACGTCTGCTCGGCGGACTCGATTCGCCGTATGTGGTCGGGCTGTACGAATACGTCGAAGCGCCGCTGGGCGCCGCCATCGTGATGGAGCTGGTCGACGGGATCGCCCTGCGCACCCTGCTGCGACGCGAGGGAGCCACCGGCCCCGAAGCGGCGCTGGTGGTGCTCAAGGGCTCGCTGCTGGGACTGGCTGCCGCGCACCGGGCGGGTGTGGTCCACCGCGACTACAAGCCCGAGAACGTGCTGGTCGCGGCCGACGGCTCGTCCAAGCTCGTCGACTTCGGCATCGCGGCGGGCCGCGGCACCACACCGGGCGTCGCCGGCACTCCCGCGTACATGGCCCCGGAACAGTGGAACGGCGAGCCCGCCTCCCCGGCCGCCGACGTCTACGCGGCGACAGCGACGTTCTACGAGTGCCTGACCGGCCGCAAGCCGTTCTCGGGCGAGAACTTCGCCGAGCTGGCTCTCCAGCACATCAGCGCGCCGGTTCCCGAGGAGGCGGCGCCGGAACCGGTGCGCCCGTTGATCCGGCGCGGTATGGCGAAGGCCCCGCTGGAGCGGCCCGAGAACGCCGCGGCCTTCGTGGCCGAGCTTGAGGAGATCGCCGGGGCGGCGTACGGCCCGGACTGGGAGGAGCGGGGCCAGCGGAAGCTCGCCGCGCTCGCCGCACTCCTGCCGCTGCTCTTCCCGTCCGCCGCGGGCCAGGCCTCCGGCACCACCGAGCTGGCCACGACGGCACTGGGCGGCGGAGGCAGCGGCGGAGGCTGGGCAGGCAGCTGGAGTCCGGGCCTGCGGGGCGTGCTGGCAACCCTCGCCGCGCTGGTTCTGGCGGTGGTCGTCGCTGTTGCGGCGGGGGCGAGCGGAGGCAGCCCGCAGCGCACGACGGCCCAGGCCCTCGCCACCACCAGCGCGGAACCGGGCGCGGTCGACGACCCGGACGGCGCCGCGTCCGCCGGCCCGTCCACCTCCGGGAGTCCGTCACCGACCGGGAGCGTCCCGGCCGGCAATTCCCCTTCTCCGTCCGACACTTCTGTTCCTTCGGGCAGCGCGACCGCCGCGCCCCCCGTATCCTCCGAGCCCCCACCCACCTCTCCCCCGGCTTCCCCACCCACTACCGAACCCAGCCCTCCCACCACGGCTCCCGTCAGGGTGAGGTCCGTATCCGTCTCGAGCCTGCAGCAGATCAATGCGACGGTCGCCACCGCCTCCATCGACGTCGCCACGGACGGGACCGGTCCGGTGACCGTCGTCATCGCATGGTTCACCAGCAACGCCAAGGGTGAACCGGGCGCCCCGGACGGCTCGCAGACCTTCGAGCGGAGCGGCGCGACGCAGTACACGATCACGCTGGACCACACCTTCCAGGGGAAGGGCTGCTACTGGGGCGTACGGGCGACGACGAACCCCACCGCCCCGAATCCCAGTTCGCAGCAGATCCAGGCCAGGCGGTGCCCCATCGGATGA
- a CDS encoding alpha/beta fold hydrolase — translation MATYVLIPGADGRAWYWHRLVPELRGRGHEVVAVDLPQDNSAGLSEYADSVVRAIGDHRDLVLVAQSLAGFTAPLVCERVAVDQLILVNAMVPAYGETAGQWWDNTGQAAARAAYAVQEGRAPDAEFDVLVDFFHDVPPEVTDEAMAQGESGPSEALFTQPWPQREWPKVPTRFLQGREDRFFPLEFQRRIVKERLGITVEELPGGHLVALSRPSELADLICRR, via the coding sequence ATGGCAACCTATGTGCTCATCCCCGGCGCTGACGGTCGCGCTTGGTACTGGCACCGGCTCGTCCCCGAGTTGCGCGGGCGCGGACACGAGGTGGTGGCCGTCGACCTGCCTCAGGACAACTCCGCCGGGCTCTCCGAGTACGCCGACTCCGTCGTCCGAGCGATCGGCGATCACCGCGACTTGGTACTTGTCGCGCAGTCGCTCGCCGGCTTCACCGCGCCACTGGTCTGCGAGAGGGTGGCGGTCGATCAGCTGATTCTCGTCAACGCCATGGTGCCGGCCTACGGCGAGACGGCGGGGCAGTGGTGGGACAACACGGGCCAGGCCGCGGCGCGCGCGGCGTACGCCGTGCAGGAGGGACGCGCTCCGGACGCCGAGTTCGATGTGCTGGTCGACTTCTTCCACGATGTGCCGCCGGAGGTGACCGACGAGGCGATGGCGCAGGGCGAGTCCGGCCCCTCGGAGGCCCTGTTCACGCAGCCGTGGCCGCAGCGCGAGTGGCCGAAGGTCCCCACGCGGTTCCTGCAGGGCCGTGAGGACCGGTTCTTCCCCCTTGAGTTCCAGCGCCGGATCGTGAAGGAGCGGCTGGGAATCACCGTCGAGGAACTCCCCGGTGGACACCTCGTCGCGCTCAGCCGGCCGTCGGAGCTGGCCGATCTGATCTGCCGCCGGTGA
- a CDS encoding helix-turn-helix domain-containing protein, whose protein sequence is MSTPRETETEAFARRLSELRDGSGRSYGALARRVGVSASTLHRYCSGQTVPVEYTPVERLARLCGCQGEELTALHRLWVRADADRGRRQESGAGAAGREVTAVPGEAPEADPAPAPEPLAEPDEPGRRGRRWAYATVLAAAVLALVLLIAFAENFPSAADRRQSAAEQFGGGANDSSQPHPDGSRSTAPASPDATASAPGDGPRVSTDHGQRPPEATASGRSTAPSEPERSRLPFTWSTNDHIWQNGCGHTYLVNRGPAHVPPPPAEADAEPWARSVGAVHGADTGVRITVQGKSDKAVVLEAMHVRVTARRAPPKHNAFRMNLGCGGALTPRLFDVDLDKPRPIARSMAGNDAGEPIPAVSFPYKVSATDPETLLVTGRTVGCDCDWYLELEWSSGDRSGTVRIDDSGQPFRTSGIQDRPVFDYGTGSGRWNPAA, encoded by the coding sequence TTGAGCACACCGCGAGAGACCGAGACGGAAGCGTTCGCGCGACGGTTGAGCGAGCTTCGGGACGGATCCGGCCGCAGTTACGGCGCGCTGGCGCGCCGCGTCGGCGTCAGCGCGTCGACGCTGCATCGGTACTGCTCCGGGCAGACGGTGCCGGTGGAGTACACGCCGGTGGAACGGCTGGCACGCCTCTGCGGATGCCAGGGTGAGGAACTCACCGCGCTGCACCGGCTGTGGGTGAGGGCGGACGCGGATCGCGGCAGGCGTCAGGAGAGCGGTGCCGGGGCGGCAGGCCGGGAGGTCACGGCCGTCCCGGGCGAGGCCCCCGAAGCCGATCCGGCACCCGCCCCTGAGCCGTTGGCGGAACCCGACGAGCCCGGACGGCGGGGACGCCGCTGGGCGTACGCCACCGTCCTGGCCGCGGCCGTCCTCGCGTTAGTCCTGCTCATCGCCTTCGCTGAGAACTTCCCTTCGGCAGCGGACAGGCGGCAGTCCGCGGCGGAGCAGTTCGGCGGCGGAGCCAACGACTCTTCCCAGCCCCACCCCGACGGCTCCCGTTCCACCGCGCCCGCGTCTCCCGACGCCACGGCCTCCGCTCCCGGCGACGGACCTCGCGTATCCACCGACCACGGTCAGCGCCCGCCCGAAGCAACCGCTTCCGGCCGTTCCACCGCCCCCTCGGAGCCTGAGCGGAGCCGGTTGCCGTTCACTTGGAGCACGAACGACCACATCTGGCAGAACGGGTGCGGCCACACCTACCTCGTCAACCGCGGCCCCGCCCACGTGCCTCCGCCGCCTGCCGAAGCGGACGCCGAGCCTTGGGCGCGCTCGGTCGGTGCGGTCCACGGCGCCGATACCGGAGTGCGGATCACCGTGCAGGGCAAGAGCGACAAGGCGGTGGTCCTCGAGGCGATGCACGTCCGGGTGACGGCGAGGCGGGCGCCACCGAAGCACAACGCCTTCCGCATGAACCTCGGGTGCGGCGGGGCGCTCACGCCCCGCCTGTTCGACGTCGACCTCGACAAGCCCCGACCGATCGCACGCTCGATGGCGGGCAACGACGCCGGTGAGCCGATCCCTGCTGTCTCCTTTCCGTACAAGGTCTCGGCGACCGACCCCGAGACGCTGCTGGTCACCGGCCGTACGGTCGGCTGTGACTGCGACTGGTACCTGGAGTTGGAGTGGAGCAGCGGCGACCGCTCGGGCACCGTACGGATCGACGACAGCGGACAGCCCTTCCGTACGAGCGGAATTCAGGACCGGCCCGTCTTCGACTACGGCACCGGCTCCGGTCGTTGGAACCCGGCCGCCTAG